CCGCTGTGGGTGACGAGGTATTGACGGAGCGTGTGCATTCTGCTTCCGCGTCGCTCATCCACCATGCCGAGACATCGTGCAAACATGCCGAGACATCGTGCAAAGCGATGTAGGCCGAAGGCCTGACCGGCCAACGACCTCGCAGTTGCGTCCGCCCCCCGGTACGGGGGGGGGGGGGGGGGGGGGGGGGGGGGCGGGGGGGGGTTCTCCGGGGGGGGTCCCCGGGCGGGGGCCCGGGCCGCGGGGGGGGGGGGGGGGGCGGGGCGCGCCGGGCCGGGCGGGGGGGGGGGGGGCGGGGGGGCGGGGGGGGGGGGGGGGTTGCCGCGGCCCCCCGCCGGGGGGGGGGGGCCCGGCGCGGGCCGGGGGGGGGCGCCGGGGCCCTCGGGGGGGGCGGAGGGGGCCCGGCGGGCCCCAGTATTAATCGAGGACGATGGGTTGTGGTCCAGGCACGATCCCGGCGATATCCGGATCTTCACCGGTGTCAGGAGAGTCGCCGAGTTTCTTCTCGCGTTTGCGCGCCTCGCGGTCCGCAGCTTTGTCCTTCTGCTTCTGCTGGCGTGCGCGTTCCTTGTTCCGCTTGTCGGCCCCTTGTCTGCTCATCCGACAAATCCTTTCGAGGGAAAGAAACGAACCAACGGCGTGAGCGAAACCTCGCTCGAGTATTCGAGAAGGCCGCGCTTACGCCGTCAGTCACGTTCGGTCGATCGGTATAGGTCGAGATCAGTATCTGCTGTAGCCGCGACCGCCACGGTCACGACCGCCGCCGCCGCCATATCCACCACCGCCGCCGCCGCCATATCCGCCGCCGGAACGCGCGGGACGCTCTTGCGCCTCGTTGACCTTGATTGCGCGGCCATCGAGCATGCAGCCGTTGAGCTGTGCGATCGCGCTGTTTGCCGCTTGCTCATTGCCCATCGTCACGAATGCAAAACCGCGCGGTTGCCCCGTCTCGCGATCCGTTGGCATGGCAACCTCACGAACCTCGCCAGCGACGGCGAAGGCAGTTTCGATGGAGGCTTGGGTGGTGCTGAAGGAGAGATTTCCGACGTAAAGGCGATTGCCCATGATTGCTTCCGTGGCTTCTTTGATGCGCTCTTTCGAGCCCTTCACACCTGCCGTTCGATGAAGCCATAAGGCCGAACGGAGGCGCACCGAAACGCAGGAAAAACCCAGCATGGGAAATTCGTCCGCCGCGGCGCACGTTGCGTCATCCAGTCTTCCAAGCGAGCATCGTTCTTCGGAAGAGGAGCGACGTGCCAAGCGGTCAGGGACGTTTTCGTGTACCCCCGGACCTTAGCCCAGCCGCCGGCCCTTGGCAAGCATGCTTCAAAAAAATGTGTTTGCTTCGTTCAAACACCCGGAAAACCCAGGCCGATGAGCAGGCTCGTCAAGACAAACCAGCGCGAAAGTGCAACGCAACCGACGAAAATGTGCCATGCGTTCATGCCGCATGTCGGTGTCGACGCGAACACTCTCGTGCGTCCGCGCGCCATCGATTACGATAACCTGCTTGCAGGTTTGTCCTCGCAGACGTTCAAGGCAAATTCGTATCATTCCCCCCAGCCAAACCAATTCTTCCGCACGATCCAGCCCGTCCATTTCAGACGCCATCGGTTCTTTTTGACCAGCCACGGTCTATCGAACTCGGCCGTCGGATGCCATTGATGAAGCATGTACGTGCGCTCCGTGATCCACTCGAGGACCCGGCCATCCTTCTCGGCGCGACGTGCCAAGTCATTGTCCTCTGCACCCCAATACGTGTACTTTTCGTCAAAACCTCGGACTCCGTGAAACCATTGCGTTTCGGCACACTGGCACCCGCCCAGCCCGCGCGCTGACCGATAGGTTGCAGATCGTTTCCATGATTCGAGGTCCGCGAAGTCGACGACTCGTCCTTCGGTTTCCTTGCCGAGATCCAGGCACTGGCACATCAGCAATCCGCGCCCTCCAAGCTTTTCCTGCGTATCCAGCAACGTCTTGAAAAACGTTGGTGCAAGCACCATGTCCACGTCGGTGCAAAAAGTATATTGGCCTCGAGCCCGTTTGATGCCGATGTTGAGAGCCCGTGACCGGTTCCAGAGACCTTGCGTCGGCGTGTAGTACACCGTCGCCCCATGCGCTTTCGCCGCCTCTTGCAACGCATCGCGATGCTCGGGCACGCTGCCAAAGTCGCTCGAAACGATCTCGACGTCCTCACCCGGAACGCCCTCTTGCCAGCGCAAACTGCGCAAACAGTTCTCGAGGCGCACGCCCGATCGATTACGAAGTGGAATGACGACCGACAACAAAGGAGCGCCCATACGAATGGGCCGGCGTCTAGCACATGAGCATCGTCCGTTCAAGCGTGGACACTCAGCTATGCGGCGCCATAACTGAAACATGACGAAAAGCATCGTGGGGGCGCGGTTGCCATCGGCGCGTCACGCTGGTATGCGCAGCGCGTGAACGTCGCACGCTCACACGCGACACAAGAAAGACTGCGTTTCATTCGATGACGAAAACCGATCCACAAGCGCATGTTACTCGACGTAGGTTTGTCCTCGCAGCGATCGGCAACGGTGGCGTTTTGCCTCCCGCCGTCGAAGCTCTAGCAGTCGACGTCGGACGGCTTGCGATCGATGCTGGATTTCGCGTCGTGACGGGAGGTTTGTCTGGGGTCATGGAGGCGGTTTGTCGCGGGGCGCGAGCGTCGTCATCGTGGCGCGATGGCGACATTCTCGGCATTCTTCCTGGTTACGACAGGCGAGCTGCCAACCCGTACATCGATATCGTCGTGCCCACGGGAATGCAGATTGGGCGCAACATCATCGTGACCGCCATGGCGGATGTCGTCCTGGTGATTGGCGGCGGCGCCGGGACGCTCAGCGAAATTGCCGTCGCGTGGCAACTCGGCAAACCCATCGTAGCACTCGAAAAGACGGGCGGTTTTGCCGCAGAGTATGCCGGAAAAAGCATCGATGCGCGGCGCAACGACGTCGTGCTCGGCGCAGAGACGGCCGAAGAAGCCATACGAATTTCGCTCGAGTTGGTCGCTCGTGAGCGCAAGGAACCAGGAGACATCGGCAGCGGCTGGAGAAACCGCGAATGAGGGTGCTCGTCACGATGGGTTTTTTCGACGCTTCCGGCGAATGCCGCCTCGTCGAGGTGGATCTGGACCGAGGCACGCATGAAACTCGGCTCTCCTTCATTCCGCCCGAACCGCTGCGGTTGCCTGAAAAAGGTTTTACGGGGGCAGCCTGGAGCGGCGCGCCCTCGTCATCGATGCTCTTCGTTTGTGGACCAAATGCATTGTTTCAAGTCGATCCGCATGGGTTTGGCGTGGTCGACGTCTGGCATCAGCCCTGCATGAACGATCTGCACCACGTCGCTGTCACTCCCGACCGCGTGTACGTCGTCAATACGGGCCTCGAAGCGATCGACGTTTTTACTCGCGACGGCGTGTTTTTAGGCAGCCATGCCCTTCATCCCGGCTGGATCTCCGCTCAGCGCCAGGCGGGTTTGTCTCCGTCTCGACAAGACTGGGATCTGCTACGCGATGCCCGCTTTCCCCCGCAGCTCGGCGAGTTGCGCCACGACGAACCTTTGGGTAACTACTACACTTCTCGTGCAGCGTCCGCACAACTGGCGTTTTCGCGGCGAAAATTGCGTGATTACGTTCATCCGAATCATGTCGCCATTCACGCGTCGCAAATCCTCGTGACCCGTTTTCTCGATCGAGCGGTCGACGATGTTTCGAGCTTCGAGCGCATCATCGACGACACGCCAGGTCTTCCGCATGACGGCATCGTGCACGAGGATCGGTTCTGGCTCACGTGCGTCAATGGTCTTGTCATTGCGTATGCCATTGAGCATGGGCGCGTGACCGGGCGCGAAGTCGAGCGAATCAACGTATTTGAAGCAGGCTACGCTGGCTGGTGTCGCGGGCTCTTCGTGACGCACGAATACATCGTCGTAGGCATGACCGAAATTCGTCGCATGCCGCATGACCGATGGTGTAACAGGCCCATTGAAGGTACGGAAACGTCCATCCTATTGATTCGCCGCTCCACTGGAAAACTCGAACGACGCGTGCTCGTCGGTGACACGAAACGACATGCCAAGGTATTCAGCGTGTTACCGCTTTGAAAATGGGCTCGAGGCGCCTCGCGAACCACGTCGGATCGTTCGTCGGAATGAAACGTGGCAAGCGCATGCGAGAATCATTCGGCATCGCCGCACATGAGCCGAGCGAGAGTCCGACGGAAAAGCCTCGGGCACGTGCCAGTGCCTCCGTTTGCGCATTCGTGACTCCGTCGGGGTACGCAATGATCCTTGCGATCGGAAAGTCATGTTTCGGAAAAAATGAAAACGCTCGATCGAGCTCGTCACGAAGCACTTCCTCGCCCAAGGTAGGCAAATGCACGTGTCGATGTCCGTGCGATCCGATCAAAAACCCTTCGTCGACGAGCGTGCGTAGCCCATCGATGTCGAGCAGCTTTGGTGTGGCGGGTCGATGCGTGACGCCAAGCACCGTTTCGACGTGACGGAGCAGTCTTTCTTGTGCATCGTCGTTTGCACGGACGAACGCTCGTTTTTCCGGGCCATCTATCCAGCGGCCAAAATCTTCCTCGCGATCCAGATCGAACGACCATGGCTGCAAGCCAAACTCCGTCAGCGTACCTCGACGAAAGGTGGCGGCATTCATCGCAGCATACCAGCGATCGACGGGAAACACGTAGCCATCGGTCAGCGGCGCGGTCGAGACGCATACGATTGCCCGCAACTTACGACGTTGTAGCTCGGGCAGAGCAAACGTCACGATGTCTGCATAACCGTCGTCGAACGTCAGCAGTGCGGCAGGTCGATTCGCTGTTTGAGCGCTGCGCGGCCAGTCGAAGATGGCTCCGGGAGGAAGAATGGCCGCGTGTTTTTGTAACTCATCGAGCAGATGGCAAAATCGCTCGACGGACAAAGCCGTTTGCCTTTGAAAGTATGGTTTGTCCGAGCCGTGTTGGTACGATTCCGGAAGAATGCGATGAAAGCACAAAATGACAAGAGGATGCGTCACGGTTTTGCGATTTGCCCGATGAGCTCGGGAGCGAAAGGCACGTCGATCTTCGTTACGGGTAAACCTTTGGTCTCCCACGTCGAGAAGCGGTCATACCACTCGGCGGAGTACGAAAAATCATCGTATTGCCTGAGCGATCCTGATCCAATGGGCCGTTTGCGCAGTTGCTCTTCCCATCGCGATCTTTCCGGAAGCAACAGCAACACTTCTTCGTCGTTGGAAATGGGAAATAGTGCATCCTCGGGCACGAGACCGGCGACGACGAGCAGTGGTGCCAACGAACGATTGTCCGGGTGAAATTCGAGATTGCGGACGAGACTCACGAGCGCTGCATTGGCCGTGAGCACTCCTTTGCGAATGCGTGCGGGCAAGATCAGTGGGGCGAGCATTTCGTTGAATTCCACGACGCGCCCGGTTGCTCGTGCAGTATTCGCCCATGTCGACTTGCCTGCGCCCGGCGGACCCACGAGCCACGTCAATCGTTTCATATGCCAAACCTTTCCCATTCGGAGACGGGCGTTCCGTCGGGGATGATTTTGCATAGCGGGTGCCGCGGTGCGCGGGCGTGACAGATGCGTGTGGACGCAGAAAGCCAGCTCGATGCCCATGCTCGTCGTCGTTTTCCTGATCGATTTGGCGCCGATGCATGCCAGACGAGCGGATGAAATACGATGGCATCACCTGGATCGAGTTTTCGACAAACGTGCTCGTAGTCGTCGATGTCGGCGACTTTGCCCGTCGTACCTGGTTGCGCGTTTCCCGAGTGCAAATCGATGGCCGGACCAATGCCTGACAGATGACTTCCGGCAGCGAGCACGAGGCTTCCAGCTACTTCATCGACGGGATCGATGGGTACCCAAACGACCAAGCCTCGAGGTTTGTCGACGGGCCAAAATGGATAATCCTGGTGCCAAGCAAAGCGACTGCGTTGCGATTCACCTTTGTCGAGCAGCAGGTCTTGAAACAACACGGCTGTGTCGCCGAGCAACTCTTCGATGACGGGGCGCAAAGATGTTGCAATGGGAAATGTCGAAAGAGGGGCTTTTCGTTTATGTGGATTCAGCCATTGCAGCATGAGGTTGTCGAAGGGAGGAGTATCCGGCGGGGGAGGCGTGTGGACGAAAAGAACCTGGGCACTCCGAGGAATGTTGGCAGCTTCGTGGTGCGCGAACGAGGCGGCGAGGGCATCGAGCGCGCGCTGGTCGAGGAGCCGAGGGAGGATGGTAAAACCGTGACGGGAGAGGGAGGCGCCGACGTTCATCATGCTGTAGTCCAGCGTCATCGGACGTGGTTCGTCAAATACCAAGTGCCAAGCGAATTTTGTCTTCCTTTTTCGGATGACACACTTCCGGCCTACAGTTGAATTCTCGCTCGAATTCTTTGATTCTCTGCGCATCCGACGCACTCTTGGAACTGCCCGTCGCAACGATGATTCCGCGCAAATTTCCAGGAGCGAAAAAGGCGGTGCCGAGCACTCGTTCGAGCTTTTGCTTCAATGCTCGCAGCGTATTGGAAAGCTGCTCGATGGCCACGCTGAGGTCGGCCGTGGTCTTCAGTTCGATGGCAGCAAGACGCACGAGATGACCATCGGCGGATCCTCGCTCTCGGATGACCATCAGTACCAAATCCGAGCGTCGCTTATTGTGGAGATCAAAGTGAGCGGCAAACGACTCGGGGTATTGATTGTCGACGACGCGCGAGACTTCGTCCGTTCGGAAGAGCAACAATGTTTCGCCGTCCTTTCTCGATAAAGAAAGCGTCGTGTTGGCGTCTGTGTAGCTGGTTTTTCCCGGCAATAGAGAACGGCGCAGCAGGTAGCCGAGAGGCGAATGATTCATGCTGCCTGCTCCGGATCTGGCAATTTCGAGACCAAGGTTTGCATTTTCAAATTTCCAACGTAGATGCTTGGGTCACCAAATGTGTCCCACTTAACTTCGCTCCACGCGTTCGTAGGGTCGAAAATGGACGTCACGCGAACTTGCGATTCGTCGGCATTTTCATCGAATTGATAGGCTGCAACGTCATTGGGTTTGAGAAAGCTCTCCTTGGTTCCGAGTCTGAACTCTGGCATGACTTCCTCCTGGTCCTTCGGGGAGAGCCGACCAGCAAGGATGAGGTTGTTCAAGTGGTCCAAGATGAAGGAGCTATGCGTCGTCATGATTACGCGTACCCCTCGGTTCACGAGCAGTGCGAGCAATTCGACCGTCGCTAGTTGCGCTTCGGGATGCGCATTCATTTCCGGTTCGTCGATGATCAATACATCCCCAGCGCGTGCTCCATGCTGAATGTAGAGTGCCAATCCAGCCAGGGAACGCACGAGTGCGGACGCTGCGTGGATTGGTAACGCCGGGCCTTTTTCGGGAATGAAAACCATACGCTGCCCGGCTCCCACTTCCACAAAATCCACGGTGCCCCCCAAAATCCTCTTGTTGATGAGTTCCAGAGGCTCGGGCATCATCGGCTTTTCACGCTTGCGCCATTTGAGCTCCGCCGAAAACAAGAAATGCGCGTACGCTTCGGGCGGCTCTGTGAGTGCGACCTCTTCGCTCGGTCGCATGTTCTTATATACGGCGACAACCGTTTCACGCTCCGCCGGCAGCAACAATAAAAGCCCGAGCGAAAGGAAGCGTTGCGCAAACGCTCGCAGCCACACGGCGGCTTGTTCGCGCAATGCATTCGCGTCGCCACTTCTTCGCTGTGCAACCCGGACGTTTGGATCCGGGTCCTGCCAGGTCAACTGCAAACTCCGTTGCGA
The nucleotide sequence above comes from Polyangiaceae bacterium. Encoded proteins:
- a CDS encoding TIGR00725 family protein, with protein sequence MTKTDPQAHVTRRRFVLAAIGNGGVLPPAVEALAVDVGRLAIDAGFRVVTGGLSGVMEAVCRGARASSSWRDGDILGILPGYDRRAANPYIDIVVPTGMQIGRNIIVTAMADVVLVIGGGAGTLSEIAVAWQLGKPIVALEKTGGFAAEYAGKSIDARRNDVVLGAETAEEAIRISLELVARERKEPGDIGSGWRNRE
- a CDS encoding ATP-binding protein, which codes for MKLHVRNLGRINEAELDIRPLTVFVGKNNTNKTWVAYSLYGLLRNLTWRQAGIGSVRAAGPTMMKLRPDATRSKLQAAAEREVARLPMPQASDADTVELEVSRRALLGFIDEPVRFALNEKYLGKLLRLGEELSIDARVTLELTPEELRAREALAMLQLSYSQRSLQLTWQDPDPNVRVAQRRSGDANALREQAAVWLRAFAQRFLSLGLLLLLPAERETVVAVYKNMRPSEEVALTEPPEAYAHFLFSAELKWRKREKPMMPEPLELINKRILGGTVDFVEVGAGQRMVFIPEKGPALPIHAASALVRSLAGLALYIQHGARAGDVLIIDEPEMNAHPEAQLATVELLALLVNRGVRVIMTTHSSFILDHLNNLILAGRLSPKDQEEVMPEFRLGTKESFLKPNDVAAYQFDENADESQVRVTSIFDPTNAWSEVKWDTFGDPSIYVGNLKMQTLVSKLPDPEQAA
- a CDS encoding RNA-binding protein, translated to MGNRLYVGNLSFSTTQASIETAFAVAGEVREVAMPTDRETGQPRGFAFVTMGNEQAANSAIAQLNGCMLDGRAIKVNEAQERPARSGGGYGGGGGGGYGGGGGRDRGGRGYSRY
- a CDS encoding polysaccharide deacetylase family protein codes for the protein MTHPLVILCFHRILPESYQHGSDKPYFQRQTALSVERFCHLLDELQKHAAILPPGAIFDWPRSAQTANRPAALLTFDDGYADIVTFALPELQRRKLRAIVCVSTAPLTDGYVFPVDRWYAAMNAATFRRGTLTEFGLQPWSFDLDREEDFGRWIDGPEKRAFVRANDDAQERLLRHVETVLGVTHRPATPKLLDIDGLRTLVDEGFLIGSHGHRHVHLPTLGEEVLRDELDRAFSFFPKHDFPIARIIAYPDGVTNAQTEALARARGFSVGLSLGSCAAMPNDSRMRLPRFIPTNDPTWFARRLEPIFKAVTR
- a CDS encoding phytanoyl-CoA dioxygenase family protein, which produces MTLDYSMMNVGASLSRHGFTILPRLLDQRALDALAASFAHHEAANIPRSAQVLFVHTPPPPDTPPFDNLMLQWLNPHKRKAPLSTFPIATSLRPVIEELLGDTAVLFQDLLLDKGESQRSRFAWHQDYPFWPVDKPRGLVVWVPIDPVDEVAGSLVLAAGSHLSGIGPAIDLHSGNAQPGTTGKVADIDDYEHVCRKLDPGDAIVFHPLVWHASAPNRSGKRRRAWASSWLSASTRICHARAPRHPLCKIIPDGTPVSEWERFGI
- a CDS encoding glycosyltransferase, which translates into the protein MGAPLLSVVIPLRNRSGVRLENCLRSLRWQEGVPGEDVEIVSSDFGSVPEHRDALQEAAKAHGATVYYTPTQGLWNRSRALNIGIKRARGQYTFCTDVDMVLAPTFFKTLLDTQEKLGGRGLLMCQCLDLGKETEGRVVDFADLESWKRSATYRSARGLGGCQCAETQWFHGVRGFDEKYTYWGAEDNDLARRAEKDGRVLEWITERTYMLHQWHPTAEFDRPWLVKKNRWRLKWTGWIVRKNWFGWGE